A single region of the Roseivivax sp. THAF197b genome encodes:
- a CDS encoding DMT family transporter — protein sequence MDNSARILGLVAVIAAAMLWGTTGTVQTLLPPERAPLAVGALRLAVGALSLVALALAQPACRRAIGSLPLGGIAFAGAAIGLYNLLFFWGVTEAGVGIGTAITIGSAPFWATAYEVLALRRLPTPLRAAGLVLSVAGVALLATAGTTGAASALGIALTLGAGACYATYSLATSRVGQRAPSTAIAAATFTIAALFALPVLFILPLGWLAAPGALAAIGFLGIAATGLSYALYTWGLTRVAASTAVTLALAEPVTAWLLATFLVGEPVSTQSIAGALLVLAGLAIVTLSGTRRAD from the coding sequence TTGGACAATAGCGCACGCATCCTCGGCCTGGTCGCGGTCATTGCCGCCGCGATGCTCTGGGGCACGACCGGCACCGTCCAAACCCTCCTGCCCCCCGAACGCGCGCCGCTCGCCGTGGGCGCGCTGCGCCTCGCCGTGGGGGCGCTTTCGCTCGTGGCGCTCGCCCTCGCGCAACCGGCCTGCCGCCGCGCAATCGGCAGCCTGCCCCTGGGCGGCATCGCCTTCGCCGGCGCCGCCATCGGGCTTTATAACCTGCTGTTCTTCTGGGGGGTGACCGAGGCCGGTGTCGGTATCGGCACCGCGATCACCATCGGCTCCGCACCGTTCTGGGCCACGGCCTACGAGGTTCTGGCGCTTCGCCGCCTGCCCACGCCCCTGCGCGCCGCGGGTCTCGTCCTGTCGGTCGCGGGCGTTGCGCTTTTGGCGACCGCAGGCACGACCGGCGCGGCATCGGCCTTGGGCATCGCGCTCACCCTGGGCGCGGGCGCGTGTTACGCCACCTATTCGCTGGCGACGAGCCGCGTGGGCCAACGCGCGCCCTCCACGGCCATTGCCGCCGCGACCTTCACAATCGCCGCGCTATTCGCCCTGCCCGTGCTGTTCATCCTGCCTCTGGGCTGGCTCGCCGCCCCCGGCGCGCTGGCCGCCATCGGATTTCTCGGCATAGCCGCCACGGGTCTGTCCTATGCGCTTTACACCTGGGGACTGACCCGCGTGGCCGCCTCCACCGCCGTGACGCTGGCCCTGGCCGAGCCGGTCACCGCCTGGCTTCTGGCCACCTTCCTCGTGGGCGAGCCCGTGAGCACGCAAAGCATCGCAGGCGCGCTCCTCGTGCTTGCAGGCCTCGCCATTGTCACGCTGTCGGGCACCCGTCGGGCCGACTGA
- a CDS encoding DNA gyrase inhibitor YacG — protein sequence MSCPICSEKSDAKYRPFCSRRCADLDLAKWFSGSYAVPSKDPEDMEEALDAALAARARDDGESTH from the coding sequence ATGAGCTGTCCGATCTGTTCGGAGAAGAGCGACGCGAAATACCGCCCCTTCTGTTCGCGGCGCTGCGCGGATCTCGACCTCGCCAAGTGGTTTTCGGGCTCCTACGCGGTGCCGTCGAAAGACCCCGAGGACATGGAAGAGGCGCTGGACGCGGCATTGGCTGCGCGGGCGCGCGATGACGGGGAGAGCACGCATTGA
- a CDS encoding aminotransferase class V-fold PLP-dependent enzyme, protein MVPIEAREQLIERVRARFAHVDECPLTGPRIFFENAGGALTLKSVVETSAKFAAIPDNQGRMNAASKKLQEIIDTARVDAKLFFNAEGGRVFVGESGTELLFRLIRDACLGAPEGGVVLGSTVEHPASRSAAQRWAEVAGKPYVQVPHDDAEGRVTAEAYAAEVTPDTRVATILHTSPVTGIGMDIAAIAAAIRAKAPEAFIIVDGIQHACHGGIDLRAARVDGYVISPYKVFSRHGYGVAWASDRLTALAHDALIGGPEGNWELGTRDTGAYATLSDVVAYFDWLGGEVSDASDPRARIEAAGAAIAAQEEMLCEAMLHGTGNLKGLAEMPGITVIGGVENAHREGLVTFVAEGRKAAEIVEALEGEGVRVHIRKADHYSGNILTPLGFEAAVRVSMCHYNTRAEVAAFLAAMAKIA, encoded by the coding sequence ATGGTTCCGATCGAGGCGCGGGAGCAGCTCATTGAGCGCGTGCGCGCTCGCTTCGCGCATGTGGACGAATGCCCGCTGACCGGCCCGCGCATCTTCTTCGAGAATGCGGGCGGGGCGCTGACGCTGAAATCCGTGGTGGAGACGAGCGCTAAGTTCGCCGCGATCCCGGACAATCAGGGCCGGATGAACGCGGCGTCGAAAAAGCTGCAGGAGATCATCGACACCGCGCGCGTGGATGCGAAACTGTTCTTCAACGCCGAAGGGGGCCGCGTCTTCGTGGGCGAATCCGGCACCGAATTGCTGTTCCGTCTGATCCGCGATGCCTGCCTTGGCGCGCCCGAGGGCGGTGTCGTGCTGGGCTCGACGGTCGAACATCCAGCCTCGCGCTCCGCCGCGCAGCGCTGGGCGGAGGTGGCGGGCAAACCCTATGTCCAGGTCCCGCATGACGATGCGGAGGGGCGCGTCACGGCGGAGGCCTACGCCGCAGAGGTCACGCCGGACACACGCGTCGCAACGATCCTGCATACCTCGCCCGTCACGGGCATCGGCATGGATATCGCGGCAATCGCGGCGGCGATCCGGGCCAAGGCGCCCGAGGCCTTCATCATCGTGGACGGCATCCAGCATGCCTGCCACGGGGGCATCGACCTCAGGGCGGCGCGCGTCGATGGCTACGTGATCTCGCCCTACAAGGTGTTTTCGCGCCATGGCTACGGCGTGGCCTGGGCCTCGGACCGGCTGACCGCGCTAGCGCATGACGCGCTGATCGGCGGGCCGGAGGGGAACTGGGAGCTCGGCACGCGGGACACGGGCGCTTACGCGACCCTGTCGGACGTTGTCGCCTATTTCGACTGGCTGGGCGGCGAGGTCTCGGATGCCAGCGATCCCCGCGCGCGGATCGAGGCGGCGGGTGCGGCCATCGCGGCGCAGGAAGAAATGCTCTGCGAGGCGATGCTGCATGGCACGGGCAACCTCAAGGGTCTTGCGGAGATGCCGGGTATCACGGTGATCGGCGGGGTGGAGAACGCCCATCGCGAGGGTCTCGTGACTTTCGTGGCCGAAGGGCGCAAGGCGGCGGAGATCGTCGAGGCGCTGGAGGGCGAAGGCGTGCGGGTGCATATCCGCAAGGCCGATCATTACTCCGGTAACATCCTGACGCCGCTCGGTTTCGAGGCGGCGGTGCGGGTGTCGATGTGCCATTACAACACGCGCGCCGAAGTGGCGGCCTTCCTCGCGGCGATGGCGAAGATCGCCTGA